Proteins encoded in a region of the Buchnera aphidicola (Thelaxes suberi) genome:
- a CDS encoding ribose-phosphate pyrophosphokinase, with translation MSDMKLFAGNSVPRLAQSISRKLYTSLGKASIGRFSDGEISVQINENVRGKDVFVIQSTCAPTNDNLMELLVITDALRRASAGRITAVIPYFGYSRQDRRVRSARVPITAKIVADFLFNVGVDRVLTVDLHAEQIQGFFDIPVDNVFGSLILLEDMLQIKLKNPIVVSPDIGGVVRARAIAKLLNDTDMAIIDKRRSASNTSQVMNIIGDIKNRDCVLVDDIIDTAGTLCKAAQALKDNGAKKVFAYATHPIFSGIATQNLQQSVIDEIVVCDTIPLNKTIKILPKVRTLSLAGMLAEAIRRISNEESISEMFEH, from the coding sequence GTGTCTGATATGAAATTATTTGCTGGAAATTCGGTTCCGCGACTTGCTCAATCAATATCTCGAAAACTATATACCAGTTTAGGAAAAGCATCTATAGGAAGATTTAGTGATGGAGAAATTAGTGTTCAAATTAATGAAAATGTTAGAGGTAAAGATGTTTTTGTTATACAATCAACTTGCGCACCAACAAACGATAATTTAATGGAATTATTAGTAATAACAGATGCACTTAGACGAGCTTCTGCTGGAAGAATAACAGCCGTAATCCCATACTTTGGATATTCAAGACAAGACCGCAGAGTGCGATCTGCTAGAGTGCCAATTACTGCTAAAATCGTAGCAGATTTTTTATTTAATGTTGGTGTAGATCGTGTTCTTACAGTTGATTTACATGCAGAACAAATTCAAGGATTTTTTGATATTCCTGTAGATAATGTTTTTGGAAGTTTAATTTTATTAGAAGATATGCTGCAAATAAAATTAAAAAATCCAATTGTAGTTTCTCCAGATATAGGAGGAGTAGTACGAGCACGAGCTATAGCAAAATTATTAAATGATACAGACATGGCTATTATTGATAAAAGAAGATCAGCATCTAATACTTCTCAAGTAATGAATATTATAGGAGATATAAAAAATAGAGATTGTGTTTTAGTAGATGATATCATTGATACTGCAGGAACATTATGTAAAGCAGCTCAAGCATTAAAAGATAACGGAGCAAAAAAAGTATTTGCATACGCAACACATCCTATTTTTTCAGGAATAGCCACCCAAAATTTACAACAATCCGTAATAGATGAAATTGTTGTATGTGATACTATTCCCCTCAATAAAACTATTAAAATATTACCCAAAGTACGCACATTATCTCTTGCTGGAATGCTTGCTGAAGCTATTAGAAGAATAAGTAATGAAGAATCTATTTCCGAAATGTTCGAACATTGA
- the prfA gene encoding peptide chain release factor 1, with product MKKNINLKLQRLLDRYKELEQMLSDKRIMVTQDLYKELSKEYADLSDIIKHFRKWKKIQKEKHDINELLHDPDLYKEAEIELKSLVLQENNLETKIQQLMIPRDPNDLKNCFIEIRAATGGDESAIFAGELFRMYMKYADIHSWKVDVLSIHEGDQGGYKEITAQISGKGVMKRLKFESGGHRVQRIPKTETQGRVHTSTCTVAVMPLEKNMKKYENINSSDLRIDTFRSSGAGGQHVNTTDSAIRITHIPTGQVVECQDERSQHKNKARALSILSARIRAAEEEKRHKKESIIRKSLLGTGERSDRNRTYNFPNNRVTDHRINLTLYCLNEILNGNLDLLINPIIQELHKDYLYQLSE from the coding sequence ATGAAAAAAAATATTAATTTAAAATTACAGCGGTTACTTGATCGTTATAAAGAATTAGAACAAATGCTATCTGATAAAAGAATAATGGTTACACAAGATTTATATAAAGAATTATCTAAAGAATATGCTGATTTATCAGATATTATTAAGCATTTTAGAAAGTGGAAAAAAATTCAAAAAGAAAAGCATGACATTAATGAATTGTTACATGACCCTGATTTATATAAAGAAGCAGAAATTGAATTAAAATCTCTTGTATTACAAGAAAATAACTTAGAAACAAAAATACAACAACTAATGATACCAAGAGATCCTAATGATTTAAAAAATTGTTTTATTGAAATTAGAGCCGCTACTGGCGGTGATGAATCTGCAATTTTTGCTGGAGAACTATTTAGAATGTATATGAAATATGCTGATATTCATTCATGGAAAGTTGACGTATTGAGTATACATGAAGGTGATCAAGGCGGTTATAAAGAAATTACTGCACAAATTTCAGGGAAAGGGGTTATGAAAAGATTAAAATTTGAATCGGGAGGACATCGAGTACAAAGAATACCTAAAACTGAAACTCAGGGAAGAGTGCATACTTCAACATGTACTGTTGCTGTAATGCCATTAGAAAAAAATATGAAAAAATATGAGAATATTAATTCTAGTGATTTACGTATTGATACTTTTAGATCTTCTGGAGCAGGTGGTCAGCATGTTAATACTACTGATTCTGCAATTCGCATTACACATATTCCTACTGGTCAAGTAGTTGAATGCCAAGATGAAAGATCTCAACATAAAAATAAAGCTCGTGCATTATCGATATTATCAGCTAGGATTCGCGCAGCAGAAGAAGAAAAGAGACATAAAAAAGAATCAATAATTCGTAAATCGTTATTAGGGACAGGAGAACGATCTGATAGAAATAGAACATATAATTTTCCAAATAACAGAGTTACTGATCATAGAATTAATTTAACACTTTACTGTTTGAACGAAATATTAAATGGCAACTTAGATTTATTAATTAATCCTATAATACAGGAATTACACAAAGATTATTTATATCAATTATCTGAATAA
- the prmC gene encoding peptide chain release factor N(5)-glutamine methyltransferase — translation MKIRDWKKISIKKLNYAFSAYHDVLILLSYVLNHSISWLIAFDDIELTIVQQKQLNKLLNRRVNNEPLNYIICSKYFWSLNFFLSKDVLIPRSDTEKLVEISLIKINMKKKQYILDLGTGSGNIAISIANECSNCHVMGIDYTTKIIKLAKYNANKLNIKNVFFCKSNWFSCLNNYKFNIIVSNPPYISIKEKKNLSKDIMFEPKKALFTTKKGLQDIEHIISNAKYYLLQDGWLILEHGWNQKNEVFNFFVKYKFTTIESYKDYNGYDRVIAGKL, via the coding sequence ATGAAAATTAGAGATTGGAAAAAAATCAGCATAAAGAAATTAAATTATGCTTTTAGCGCTTATCATGATGTATTAATTTTATTATCGTATGTTTTAAATCATTCGATTAGCTGGTTAATTGCTTTTGATGACATAGAATTAACGATAGTACAACAAAAACAGTTAAATAAATTATTAAATAGACGCGTAAATAATGAACCATTAAATTATATTATTTGTAGCAAATATTTTTGGTCATTAAATTTTTTTCTATCAAAAGATGTATTAATTCCTCGATCGGATACTGAAAAATTAGTAGAAATATCATTAATTAAAATCAATATGAAAAAAAAACAATATATTTTAGATTTAGGTACTGGTTCTGGAAATATTGCTATATCTATTGCAAATGAATGTTCTAACTGTCATGTAATGGGTATTGATTATACTACTAAAATCATTAAATTAGCAAAATATAATGCTAATAAATTAAATATAAAAAATGTTTTTTTTTGTAAGAGTAATTGGTTTTCTTGTTTAAATAATTATAAGTTTAATATTATAGTTAGTAATCCACCATATATTTCAATAAAAGAAAAGAAAAATTTATCTAAAGATATTATGTTTGAACCAAAAAAAGCATTATTTACTACAAAAAAAGGATTACAAGATATAGAACATATTATTAGCAATGCTAAGTATTATTTATTACAAGATGGTTGGTTGATATTAGAACACGGTTGGAATCAAAAAAATGAAGTATTTAATTTTTTTGTAAAGTATAAATTTACAACAATAGAATCTTATAAAGATTATAACGGATATGATAGGGTCATTGCAGGAAAATTATAA
- a CDS encoding tetratricopeptide repeat protein, with translation MKLLVEKIKLNNQFSILDAMIDIFCLLYHDISKELIMLELNKKIQEAKDVITKIKNDDIKLKKLIYFFYSYWKFKSVDGIYNVSNALRIDYVLREKKGIALSLGIILIDIAKKLDINLYPIIFPTQFIVSFNDKNNKEIILINPVNGEFLNKETLDLWLKGSVSPTTTLKEEDLKYSENIVVLHKILHNLKLALIEEKNMILALKISNFLIQIKENDPYEIRDRGLIYAHLECNRIAISDLTYFIEKCPDDPVAEIIRMQIHLIKKKSIVLH, from the coding sequence ATGAAACTTTTAGTAGAAAAAATTAAATTAAATAATCAATTTTCTATACTTGATGCTATGATTGATATATTTTGTTTGCTTTATCATGATATTTCTAAAGAACTTATTATGTTAGAATTAAATAAAAAAATTCAGGAAGCTAAAGATGTTATTACAAAGATAAAAAATGATGATATTAAATTAAAAAAATTAATTTATTTTTTTTATTCTTATTGGAAATTTAAAAGCGTTGATGGTATTTATAACGTTTCTAATGCGTTACGTATTGATTACGTATTAAGGGAAAAAAAAGGTATAGCATTATCTCTAGGGATAATTTTAATTGATATTGCAAAAAAATTAGATATTAATTTATATCCAATAATATTTCCTACCCAGTTTATTGTTAGTTTCAATGATAAAAATAATAAAGAAATAATATTGATTAATCCTGTTAATGGTGAATTTTTAAATAAAGAAACATTAGATTTATGGTTAAAAGGTAGTGTTAGTCCTACTACTACATTAAAAGAAGAAGATTTAAAATATTCTGAAAATATTGTAGTTTTGCATAAAATATTACATAATTTAAAATTAGCATTAATCGAAGAAAAAAATATGATACTGGCTTTAAAAATAAGTAATTTTTTAATCCAAATAAAAGAGAATGATCCTTATGAAATACGGGATAGAGGGTTAATATATGCTCATTTAGAATGTAATCGTATTGCTATATCGGATTTAACATATTTTATTGAAAAATGCCCAGATGATCCTGTTGCTGAAATTATTAGAATGCAAATTCATTTAATTAAAAAAAAATCAATTGTTTTGCATTAA
- the nadE gene encoding ammonia-dependent NAD(+) synthetase, giving the protein MKNIHVMIQQLKVKKNILPVEEINKRINFLKDYLLNHTEIQTLVIGISGGQDSTLSGKLCQLAINKINNTLAIKKYKCIAIRLPYGIQSDENDCKTAINFINPNQTISIDIKKIVCTTINSLLKNNIILSESDKGNLKSRIRMQIIYSIAAQNKGIVVGTSNANEIITGFFTKHGDGASDINPIRSLNKRQGKILLKTLNCPQQLYLKDPIAGLEDNAPYKTDEEILGISYETIDNFLEGRTIPNNEIEKIKYWYYKNNHKRLYPFI; this is encoded by the coding sequence ATGAAAAATATACACGTTATGATTCAACAATTAAAAGTAAAAAAAAATATTTTACCTGTAGAAGAAATTAATAAAAGAATCAATTTTTTAAAAGATTATCTTTTAAATCATACAGAAATCCAAACACTAGTAATAGGTATTAGTGGAGGGCAGGATTCGACTTTATCAGGAAAACTTTGTCAATTGGCAATCAATAAAATTAATAACACTTTGGCAATAAAAAAATATAAATGTATTGCAATTCGCCTTCCATATGGAATACAATCAGACGAAAATGATTGTAAAACTGCAATTAATTTTATCAATCCTAATCAAACCATATCTATAGATATAAAAAAAATTGTTTGTACTACAATAAATTCTTTATTAAAAAATAATATAATTTTATCCGAATCTGATAAAGGAAATCTTAAATCTCGTATACGAATGCAAATAATATATAGTATTGCTGCGCAAAATAAAGGAATAGTAGTTGGCACTTCTAATGCAAACGAAATTATCACAGGTTTTTTTACTAAACATGGAGATGGAGCTTCAGATATTAATCCTATTCGTAGTTTAAATAAAAGACAAGGAAAAATTTTGTTAAAAACATTAAATTGCCCTCAACAATTATATTTAAAAGATCCAATTGCTGGATTAGAAGATAATGCTCCATATAAAACAGACGAAGAAATCTTAGGTATTAGCTATGAAACTATAGATAATTTTCTTGAAGGTCGCACAATTCCAAATAATGAAATTGAAAAAATTAAATATTGGTATTATAAAAATAATCATAAAAGATTGTACCCTTTTATTTAA
- a CDS encoding acetate/propionate family kinase: protein MQKLILVLNCGSSSIKFSIIDTVKYSKILSGIIDAIGLHHTKAVWKIHNYMSDCVYSFNKIITHLEGLDFLFQEILFKYKEITSNIIGIGHRIVHGGNKITTAVFLNKKNIKYIEEASCFAPTHNPINLLGVSFCKKNFPSLSKYNVGVFDTVFHQTLPAESFLYGIPYKFFYKNHIRRYGAHGISHQYICNKVAQILNIPKNNLNIISCHLGNGCSIAAIKDGLSVDTSMGLTPLEGLIMGNRSGDIDPAIIFFMYKNLKLDIKSIEDILINKSGLLGLNEITSDFREITYNYYKNVKFKLSFDVFCHRLAKYIAGYSTLMDGKLDAITFTGGIGENSSLMRLITITKLSLLGVFIDQKKNINVKSNRINFIHLENSIPIIVIPSKEEIEIAKETMHVINTKCIV, encoded by the coding sequence GTGCAAAAATTAATTTTAGTTTTAAATTGCGGAAGTTCATCAATAAAATTTTCTATTATTGACACGGTAAAATATAGCAAGATCTTATCTGGAATCATTGATGCAATTGGTTTACATCATACTAAAGCAGTTTGGAAAATACATAATTATATGTCTGATTGTGTTTATTCGTTTAATAAAATTATAACACATCTAGAAGGTTTAGATTTTTTATTTCAAGAAATATTATTTAAATATAAAGAAATAACGTCTAATATAATAGGAATTGGTCATAGAATTGTGCATGGAGGAAATAAAATTACTACAGCAGTTTTTTTGAATAAAAAAAATATAAAATATATTGAAGAAGCATCATGTTTTGCTCCTACACATAATCCTATAAATTTGTTAGGAGTATCATTTTGTAAAAAAAATTTTCCTAGTTTATCAAAATATAATGTAGGCGTTTTTGATACTGTTTTTCATCAAACATTACCAGCTGAATCATTTTTATATGGCATACCATATAAATTTTTTTATAAAAATCATATTCGGCGTTATGGAGCTCATGGGATCAGTCATCAATATATTTGCAATAAAGTTGCGCAAATATTAAATATACCTAAAAATAACTTAAATATAATTAGTTGTCATTTAGGAAATGGATGTTCTATTGCTGCAATAAAAGATGGGTTATCAGTAGATACTTCTATGGGTTTAACGCCATTAGAAGGTTTAATAATGGGGAATCGTAGTGGGGATATCGATCCTGCTATTATTTTTTTTATGTATAAAAATTTAAAATTGGACATAAAATCTATTGAAGATATTTTAATAAATAAATCAGGATTGTTAGGTTTAAATGAAATAACTAGTGATTTTCGAGAAATTACTTATAATTATTATAAAAATGTAAAATTTAAACTTTCTTTTGATGTATTTTGTCATCGTTTAGCTAAATATATTGCAGGATATTCAACATTAATGGATGGAAAATTAGATGCAATTACTTTTACTGGAGGGATTGGAGAAAATTCGTCTTTAATGCGATTAATAACTATTACTAAATTATCATTATTAGGAGTATTTATTGATCAAAAAAAGAATATTAATGTTAAAAGCAATCGTATTAATTTTATTCATTTAGAAAATAGTATTCCAATTATAGTTATTCCGTCTAAAGAAGAAATTGAAATCGCAAAAGAAACTATGCATGTTATTAATACAAAATGTATTGTATAA
- the pta gene encoding phosphate acetyltransferase yields the protein MSFPLLIIPLHEYVGINTVSLSILKNFYEKNIPCSFFNIIKNKKNIVVYKKKIISIINLLKLDIKFIEPIKVDTDTLNYINHNNFNSLLDKVTDAYYQECIDSSMFSINLIQGLPLSSKNYLLNIKFNLLIAERLRAKIIYLMNSNIVLSIAKIECKQFEYNNFFPLDNHSVIGIILNNSKFDFINQPKKISLYNYKSKFNFSLQDKKKWLIVGGMYNDPDVQYISLNNLCIYFNAKVITSFNNDNFFIKKIFFLNSLKELQNNNIESQTLFLIDVIDIEQFYIIINFLKNKKIVFAVILIVMQEIIDNNITIIQKNYNFIPIFFVTSSKLEIFDLLRTIPHTMFHKKLQERKDNINTFSKTIDINFSLLRKEKLINLINPIFFKYQLKTMCQQYKKTVILPEGNNPLIIEAASICNKKNISKIILLGQHKKIYHYAKKNKIEIKDGIQIIDPKLICNNYITKLLNIRKQNGLNFETASKLVKNNIMLAMLMLKHDKNVAGVVAGIETTTSEVLRPAFQIIKCKQQYSLVSSYFFMLLHDRVIMYSDCAINTNPSYKELAEIAIQSFETAIQFKIKPRIAMLSYITNTINNITDENVIKVIKATKLVNKIRPDILIEGPIQYDAAISNNVSKVKCPNSIIKGKANIFIFPDLNTANITYKAVQRSTGSICIGPILQGINQPVNDLSRGASIEDILYTIMLTVIQSSS from the coding sequence ATGTCATTTCCATTATTAATTATTCCGTTACATGAATATGTTGGAATAAATACAGTAAGTTTAAGTATTTTAAAAAATTTTTATGAAAAAAATATTCCATGTTCATTTTTTAACATTATAAAGAATAAAAAAAATATTGTTGTGTATAAAAAAAAAATAATTTCTATAATAAATTTATTAAAATTAGATATAAAATTTATTGAACCTATCAAAGTAGATACAGATACATTAAATTATATTAATCATAATAATTTTAATAGTCTTTTAGATAAAGTTACTGATGCATATTATCAAGAATGTATCGATAGTAGTATGTTTAGTATTAATTTGATTCAAGGATTACCTCTTAGTTCTAAAAATTATTTATTAAATATAAAATTTAATTTATTAATTGCTGAGCGTCTTCGTGCAAAAATTATTTATTTAATGAATAGTAATATTGTATTAAGTATCGCCAAGATAGAGTGTAAACAATTTGAATATAATAATTTTTTTCCTTTGGATAATCATAGTGTAATAGGTATTATTTTAAATAATTCTAAGTTTGATTTTATTAATCAACCAAAAAAAATATCTTTATATAATTATAAAAGTAAATTTAATTTTTCATTACAAGATAAAAAAAAATGGTTGATTGTAGGGGGAATGTATAATGATCCTGATGTTCAATATATTTCGTTGAATAATTTATGTATCTATTTTAATGCAAAAGTGATAACAAGTTTTAATAACGACAATTTTTTTATAAAAAAAATATTTTTTTTAAACTCGCTAAAAGAATTACAGAATAATAATATAGAATCACAGACATTATTTTTAATTGATGTTATTGATATTGAACAATTTTATATAATAATAAATTTTTTAAAAAATAAAAAAATAGTTTTTGCAGTTATATTAATTGTTATGCAAGAAATAATAGACAATAATATAACAATTATACAAAAAAATTATAATTTTATTCCTATTTTTTTTGTTACTTCTTCTAAATTAGAAATATTTGATTTATTACGTACCATTCCTCATACTATGTTCCACAAAAAATTGCAAGAGAGAAAGGATAATATAAATACATTTTCTAAAACAATTGATATAAATTTTAGTTTATTACGAAAAGAAAAATTAATAAATTTAATTAACCCTATTTTTTTTAAATATCAATTAAAAACAATGTGTCAACAATATAAAAAAACAGTTATCTTACCTGAAGGTAATAATCCATTAATAATAGAAGCAGCTTCAATTTGTAATAAAAAAAATATATCTAAAATAATTTTATTAGGTCAGCATAAAAAAATTTATCATTATGCAAAAAAAAATAAAATAGAAATAAAAGATGGAATTCAAATTATAGATCCAAAATTAATATGTAACAATTATATTACAAAATTATTAAATATACGTAAACAAAACGGTCTAAATTTTGAAACTGCATCTAAATTAGTTAAAAATAATATAATGCTTGCAATGTTAATGTTAAAACATGATAAAAATGTAGCTGGAGTAGTTGCTGGAATAGAAACAACAACATCAGAAGTTTTACGCCCCGCTTTTCAAATTATAAAATGTAAACAGCAGTATTCGTTAGTGTCTTCTTATTTTTTTATGTTATTACATGACAGGGTAATAATGTATTCAGATTGTGCTATTAATACTAATCCTTCTTATAAAGAATTGGCAGAAATAGCTATACAATCTTTTGAAACCGCAATTCAATTTAAAATAAAACCTCGAATTGCAATGCTATCTTACATTACTAATACAATAAATAACATCACTGATGAAAATGTTATAAAAGTTATAAAAGCTACAAAATTAGTAAATAAAATTAGGCCAGATATATTAATTGAAGGGCCTATTCAATACGATGCAGCAATATCAAATAATGTAAGTAAAGTAAAATGTCCAAATTCTATAATTAAAGGTAAAGCAAATATTTTTATATTTCCCGATTTAAATACTGCAAATATTACTTATAAAGCAGTTCAAAGATCTACAGGATCAATATGTATTGGACCAATATTACAGGGAATTAATCAACCTGTTAATGATTTATCTAGAGGTGCTTCTATAGAAGATATATTATATACTATTATGTTAACTGTGATACAATCTTCTTCATGA
- the nrdB gene encoding class Ia ribonucleoside-diphosphate reductase subunit beta codes for MTYTTFSKKYNNQLKEPMFFGQSVNIARYDQQKYNIFERLIEKQLSFFWRPEEIDLSKDRIQYNKLLNHEKHIFLSNLKYQTLLDSIQGRSPSIALLPIVSIPELETWIETWSFSETIHSRSYTHIIRNIINAPSEVFDTIIDNSHICKRAQDISHYYDDLIQQNNYWHLFGEGKHVINNKQLNVCLKTIKKKLYLCLISVNVLEAVRFYVSFACSFAFAEREIMEGNAKIIRLIARDEALHLTGTQHIINIIREQAKEEKMEGIVNECNKEAIVLFKQAAEQEKNWATYLFKDGSILGLNKEILYQYIEYITNIRMKSIGLPPIFAACTNPIPWINYWLSSDNVQVAPQEVEVNSYLIGQIDSSINCNELKNFQL; via the coding sequence ATGACATATACTACTTTTTCAAAAAAATATAATAATCAATTAAAAGAACCTATGTTTTTTGGTCAATCAGTAAATATCGCTCGTTATGATCAACAGAAATATAATATTTTTGAACGGTTAATAGAAAAACAACTTTCTTTTTTTTGGAGACCAGAAGAAATAGATTTATCCAAAGATCGCATCCAGTATAATAAATTGTTAAATCATGAAAAACACATTTTTTTAAGTAACTTAAAATATCAAACTTTATTAGATTCAATACAGGGAAGAAGTCCAAGTATAGCTTTACTTCCAATTGTATCTATACCAGAATTAGAAACATGGATAGAAACTTGGTCGTTTTCAGAAACTATACATTCTAGATCTTATACACATATTATTAGAAATATTATTAATGCTCCATCTGAAGTATTTGATACTATAATAGATAATTCACATATATGTAAAAGAGCTCAAGATATTTCTCATTATTATGACGATTTGATTCAACAAAATAATTATTGGCATCTATTTGGAGAAGGTAAACATGTGATAAATAATAAACAATTAAATGTTTGCTTAAAAACTATAAAAAAAAAGCTATATTTATGTTTAATCAGTGTAAATGTTTTAGAAGCTGTACGTTTTTACGTTAGTTTTGCTTGTTCATTTGCTTTTGCAGAAAGAGAAATTATGGAAGGAAATGCAAAAATTATCCGATTAATAGCACGAGATGAAGCTTTACATTTAACAGGAACACAACATATTATCAATATCATTCGTGAGCAAGCAAAAGAAGAAAAAATGGAAGGCATTGTTAATGAATGCAATAAAGAGGCTATTGTGTTATTTAAACAAGCTGCAGAACAAGAAAAAAATTGGGCTACATATCTTTTCAAAGACGGTTCAATTTTAGGATTAAATAAAGAAATTTTATATCAATATATTGAATACATTACAAATATACGTATGAAATCCATAGGTTTACCACCTATTTTTGCCGCTTGTACAAATCCTATACCTTGGATTAATTATTGGTTATCTTCAGATAATGTACAAGTTGCTCCACAAGAAGTTGAAGTTAATTCCTATCTAATAGGACAAATAGATTCTTCAATTAATTGCAATGAATTAAAAAATTTTCAATTATAA